The genome window aactgggttATTAGCTACTTCTTTTTCCCAGGAGGAAATCACACAAGAGAACAAAACAAGTCCTATTAGCCCCTGTCTCCCCAGGTACCAGAATGGTTGGGTCAAACATTGGTTTGGGTCCCATCGTTGGCACTGATCTTTAAGTAGGCAGGAAGCCCTGAGGGGTGTTCCACATTTCCTCCCCCAATCCCCCCCAAATGGCTACAGATTCAGCTTACTCAAAGTTTTTACTTGGTGGTTCTAGTTTCTAGACAAAACTGCCCAAATCATGACTCCTGAGAATTTCCACCAGAATGAGAGACTCCACTCACAGCATCAATCTCATTCAGAATCTTCCACTGCTCATAGGTCACTCCAAGAGACTCAGCAGTCTGGATAGTCCTCTTCAACTGGCTTGTCCACACTTTAAGGTCTTTTATTTCCTGCTCCTCTAGAAACTTCTTTAGAGCCTGGGAAAACtggggtttaaaaataaaaataaaaaaaagaaaacatacacatACTCAATATActcacccacatacacacacacattcatacaaaGCACACACGCACTGCTAACTCAGCCTATAAAGGGGCAATTTGTTGAACCATGATCAAAATGTAAACCCAAGAGGAAATGAACCTGAACAGGAGCACCCTGTACTGTGCTAAGTATACAAGTCATGCCCAATAGTTATTCAATGGCTGAATGATCACAGTGGAGATAGTTCCAAATTAACCATACTTTAACATGAAGCTGGAGCCATGAGCAAGAAAACATCTTGAGCATTTGCCTGACCATCTGAAACCACAGCCTAAGCCCAAATGGGATTTAATACAGGGATAAAATAGATgacctccaccatgcccttctaaTTCTAAGCCTAGGAAATCTAGCTAGCTAGCTAATGACTCACCTGCTTTCCCCGCACAGAGAGGCCAGAGTCACCCCCAATCCTTCCTAAGAGATTGTACTCGCTCTCTCCATGCCGGCAAAGGTAAATGGTGCGAGGCTGGACATGAATATTCATGAGGTAGTAGACAATCTTGCTCTGGATATAGTCCTGGACTTTGTTGACTAAAAAACGCTGGCCCACATTTATCACTTTGATGAAAGAAAGATCCCTGGGAcagggaaggaaaacaaaacttctAGGGTAAAACAATCTGAGAATAAGTAAGGTTGGGGAGGGGAACAGGGCAGGGTGGTACACACCTGAACTGTGCCATACAATGGGTAAGGCAAACAGAACTCAGGCTTCCCATAAGGCACTAGACCAGGTGACCTAAAGAGTTTGTTAAGCCTCAAAGTTGTTGAGAAGCACAGTCCCCCTCTGGGGTGGTAAGAATATGGTGCCACCAAAaatgagaggaggggaggagagcagaATCACAGGCAGAGAAACCTACCCACGCCTTCCATCTACCTAATTAAGCCTCTCTCAGAGCCAGTGCTGAAAATGGCCTGCTTTGTGGCCATCATAAGATTTTTCTCAATATAAAAGTAATagggcttattttaaaaattaagaaaaaaatagagtgaTGTGGGGCATGGCAGTGCttatctataatcccagggactcaggaggctgaggcaagaggatcccatgttcaaggtcagcctcagcaacttagtgaagccccaAGCAACTaaataagactctgtctcaaaataaaaaaatagaaaggaccaaggatgtagctcagtggtagagtgtccccgGGTTCAAACCCAAAAATGATAGAAATCACCCAATATCCTACGACCAGAGATAAAATCTATAAATATGTAcacttgttcaaaacattaaacagACCACTGCAGCAATTTAATGGTGTCCCAGGCACACTGGTCTCATCATTTGCTTGGCTGCAAGGCTGTATCCTTATTTGAATAGAGCCCGTTAACTGCCCTGAATGCACACTCTTTCACAAGGAAACATTCCCCCAGGTTTCCATGTGTACACTATTTTTCTTCAACATGAACTTGACATTTCGCTATGGCTCCCATACTTTACATTTGGTGAATTCATCTATATTCTTTATCACCTCACCAATAGACATTGCTATAGTAATGATGGTTAGTATCAGTCAGATATTTCTAAATCAGGAACGTTCTGAGGGCTTTACATGCATTTTATATGTGCGAAATATAATGTGtacaatattatatatgtgtTATATTACATGTGATATTAGCATATGTATTAacatacatattacatatttcacattacataattcatataataaacatttaaaattgataaaaaatgATGACACATGTCCCAGGATGTCCTGTAACACCCCAGTTCAGAACTACTGATATGGAGTTGTTCTTAAGTGGGTTTGTCTCCCAGGGGACATTTCACAAtgtctttatacatttttggttgtcacagctCGAAGATGTTACTGGCATCTAGTCAGCAGAGGCCCAGGAAGTAGCTAAATATCTTACAATGGATAGGACAGACCCCACAACAaaaaattatcccattcacaatgTCAGTAATGCCGAGATGCAAAAAATTTTGCTCTAGAGAATAGAGAggaaaaattaatgataaaaaaaatgtcagtgtTTAAAATGCAACTCACATAAAAGCCACAATCTACACCTTGTTTCTTAGGAATAATATAACATTTACAAGTCTAGGAGGAAGTTAGGGGGCAGAGGGAGAAAGGCTCTTTTCCTAATGAGACCCCTTCTTCAGGGCCTTCTAACCATGGCCTTAAAACCTCACTTGTCATAGTTGTCTGGGTCAAGGGGTTGGTAGGTGACTTTGTAGCACTCAATCCTCTTCAGGAAGTCCTCCATCACATTCTCCCTATTCCTTTCAGGGTAGTCAGGGCTTGACACCTTTACCTCCTGAAATCAAAGGAATAGTAAGGGTCTTGTCAGAGGTCTGCCCTTAACAGCCCTCCTACAAATAGCCActgttaagaaaagaaaaagaggtccATAAAAGTAGCCTTTCACTGGAGTGGTGGCACTCTCCATTCACTGAGCATTCCCTCCCTAGTCCTGTGACCCTGGCAACCAAGAAGGGAAAGACAACTGGGGAGTCATGTGCCTGCCCTTGGCTGAAGGACAGAGGCAGTCACGCAGCTGACACTGCTCCTGGGCCCAATCCCTTATGTACTTTCCTGGGAAAACAGAATGGACTCCAATTTTTTCCCACTGCCACTCAGAAGAGGCCCAGTGTGGCCCAGTGCCTGACTTGGGACCCAGTGCCTCTCCCTCAGATGACCCCAGTTCTGACATTGCTGGGAGAGCATGTCAGATGATGACTTGGCACAGCACGACACAACCCATTGGATAAGGACTGTCTTGTGCTGTGACCCCACAGGGCACAGGGCACGAGGAGCTAGGTGTATAGAATGCTGACCAGAATATTAGATAATTTCGGGGCAGATGACATTCCTGTAAGGTAGCCCTAACAGATAATGAAAAGTCTGATCCAGGATAATATCTAGGTCTCAGAACCTAGATAATAACAGAACACAAGCCAGGACTTGCACAGTCTAAGACTAGGTCTCTTTTCAGCAgctaattcttattttatttcacaaagcCTATTTTTTCTCCCTAAGGAACAATATGGAAATACAAAATGGCACTTCTCtctgagagagaaaagagatcaTTCTGTGACATTTAACACTTCTATTTCTCTCTATCACTACCCTTcctcatacatacacacatatatacacaagcCACAAAGGTGAGAAAGAGGTGAAACATAGGGGTGTCACCCACCAGGATATTGGCAGCGATGACATCAGGATCATCACAAACAGATTCCACAAAGAATACCTGGCCATGGAGAGAAGGCAGTTATAAACAAGCCAAAAATACCAAGCTGTTAATTAAGAGCACATGCTCCTACCCCACCCAGCCACCACATCTTCCAGGATTTTCTTCATGAAAATCCTTCAAGGCCTCCTCATTTTAAAATAGCTCTTACCACATCCCCTGGGACTCAAACATACAGGCTAAAGGTCTGAGAAAGGACCTGAAAGAAAACACTCAAGGATCGGGGGTATACCCCAAGAGAAGAGAATCAGATATCCAATCCCATCCTCACCAGAGTCAAACAGATCCACACACCATCCTAATGCCCCGCCTCTACTCATCCCTTTAATCTACCATGGAGTCAGATCCTACCTTGAAGGAATTCTCCTCGGCAAAgttcaaaatcatttttctccTCTCCCGGGTAGTATTGGTGGCATCAAATACCTGGGCAGAAAACACATGAGGTAAATGAATGGAGACAGAGAAATGGAGCCCCACACCAAGGCAGACCCAAGGTGGGACTGAGAGCTCAGCTGCCGACAGGGTGGAAACCACAGAGCTCACCGCAATCTGCCCGTTCTCCTCAGTCAGATAGGTCTTAACGTCTTCCAGGGCCACCATGGCACAATGTCTGCCATGAGAGCAAAGAAAATCAGCAAGAAGAGCTAAGCTCAAACACAGTGGAGGACACATACAGTGGGATTGCTGCAGGAATCTCATCTCCTCCCACTTAGTTTCCCTCTGGTCAAATTGTTTCCTTAATTTGATCTTTTTCCTCcacttaagttgttttttttttctttttggtggggggtactggggattgaatcaaggggtgctttaccactgggctaagttcccagcccttttttaaatgttgagccagggtcttgctaagttgcttagggcccagggctttgctaaattgatgaagctggctttcaatttgccatcctcctgcctgggtcTCGAATCCCAGGTAtgacaggcatgtgacaccatgcctggctccttttaaatttttatatcatcTTATACCTTCCTTTGTGCCCCAACACATGTATCTTCTCTTGCTAGGCAAGCCTACAACCATCTCCCTGAGACCTGTTTTTCTACCCAACAAGCCCAAGGTGATCTGCCTATCAAATAACTTCCACTTAAAATACCCACAAGATACTTTTTGAGAAAAAACAAGCCCCATTACATTCAGTCTCATGATGGCCGCAAGAGTTGACCTGGGagtcagttctttaaaaaaagactcaCTTGCGGATCTTCATGGCCTCTTTGTTGTCATGCCGAAAGAAGTCGTAGGACTTATAGGACTTGACTGCTTGACGTCGATAAACCCCAAGATTGAACACTGCAGAAGAGACCCAAATCCTTCAGCAGCAAATCAGTATCATCGCCCCACCAAAGAGGACATTGGCCTAATGTCAGAGTAGCCAAggagttgaaaataaaaagtaccatGGTATTTGGAGACAATATGATATTAAGAGTCAAAACAGTTGGGTTCAGGTCCTGATTTAGGAGATCTTGGGACAAGTCTTAAGCTGTCTGAATTTCAGCTTTCtgtgtttttctatttcacaaagaTACTTCTAGGGTTAGATAACATAATGCATGTGCAAGGATTTCACAAAAGGAAAGTCCTATTCTCACTGAATTCTTAATAAACCTCTCAAAGGCTTTCTCTCAAAACTGGGCCAATTCATCCAGGCCAGGAGGAGACAAGTCCAGGGAAAGAGAATCCAATAAATGAGAAAGCAACCACTATTTCTCCCAGAAGCACCTAATAACCTTAATGCCTTAAGAGAGCCTAAGTCTCCCAGAAGTGAGTGGGGCCCAGGAACTAATCATTCACTTCCCAAGGAATGACTTGCACCTACCTTTGGTAGGCACCCCAATCCAGTTGAGGTAGCGTGTAAGCTTTTTAGACACATAGGTTTTACCCCGGGCTGGCAAACCAATCATAACAATAAGAGTCGGGGAGTTGGTCATGTAGGAGGCCCATGctagaaggaaatgagaaaaacataaaacataaggTTTATGCACTGGTCTAGAAAAATTCAGTCATactctttgtttgtttgtttgtttgttttggtaatagggattgaacccaggagtgttttttatcacagagctatatccccggttcttttttattttgagataggtcttgctaagttgatcagagtctcactaaattgctgaggctggcctcaaacttgtgacctttctgcctcaatctccagagtgggtgggattacaggtatgtgccaccatgcccagctcataaTCTTATTTAATCATCCTAAACTTGTGGAGCAAAGGTCCAGCAGGAGTGGGAAGGCAAAGTAAGAATGTATTGAGCAGATCCTCCTGAAATAAAGTTAAAGGTCACACAGATTTCCAGAAAGTACCCAAACCAAGGAATGTCTTTCCCATATTCCTAAGGTTTTCATAGAAATATCTAAAGTGGAGAGTAACCACAGCACCCTTCTTAACATGAGACTGCCTAGCAACATAAAAATGATAGAGCTGTGATTTTATCAATGCCCAACTGGCAGGCTTTTAGGACAGAGTTTCTATCTTGAGGATCCCATCCATTCCCTCAAAGCCACAGGCAAAACATTACCCTGCCAACTGCTCGCCTGCCTGTTTTGTCCTCCTTAAACTGAAATTTCTAAGTGAGATCTGGTAGGAAAAGCCTACTTGATATAAGTTTGAAGAGATCTCTGGAAGCTTCATGCTAGAGCCAATTCACTAGGGCATCTGGGTCAGCTTGACTCAGATGCAAGACAATTGAAAAGCAGGAACAATCCTTTCTTAGTAAATTAACTTATTTCATGAATGAACTTATGTTCACTTACAGAGAAAAGTCTCACTATATAGGTGGGGCATTTTAAATGCTCAGAGGTCAGGTGACTTGCCTAAGGACACATAATGAGTCAAGGGTAGAACTGGCACTGGAATCCAGATCCTGTGCTCTCTCTTCAGCTTTTCTCCATAAAAAGAGGCCCATCCTTAGCTTGCTCACAGGTCATACTCTTCCCCGCCCATCCTGCCACAGAGGAGAGCTGGGAGGAACCTGTACTGCTGCAGCCCCTTTCCTGGGGCCAAGACCCAATCTGAGGTcttggggagggggaggcctCAAGCTCTTCCAGCTCAGATGGGAAAAGACTCTGAACCAACGGTGGCAGGAAATGGAAATTTCTGCTTCCCAGCACGACTTTCCAGAAGGGTCTCTGCAAATTGTGGCTGCTTCTTTGCAAGAACAAGATGATCCTGTCAGGCTAAGAAACTATTCAGTAAAATAGGGGTACTTGCTCAGGAATTGCATCTTTCACCTTTGGAGAAAGAACTGGTAAAAGATTTCAACTGAGAAGTAGGTAGAAGGACCCAGCAAAAGAAATGACCATGGACTCTGCACCCACAGGTTGGGTTTTTAGCCCTTTCTCTTCTGGGTGTGTCGAAATTCCTGACTCTAGGCAGGAGTATCCCTCCAGGTAGGTAATGGAGCAGCTAAGGCGATTTTCATCTCTGTCCAAACAGGGAGCCCAAAGGTAAGCAAACAGCTGACCCCTAACAAGCATATGTACTCTGCCTGGCATTAGCTACCTCAGGTTCAAGTAGTCAAATCCCCTGGGTCTTCACTTTCTCCAGCTGAGTGCACACTCTTCTCAATCCCCCCTGACTTGGTTCATTAGCTGCGTTTCCAGAATTGCTTCGTCCACACCTTCCAGCCCATTAGGCTCTTCCCCCAAAGGTCCTGTTAGCCTCCCCAAAGCTTAAAATGGTCTGATACTTACCAGCGACTCAGAAGGCAACCAGGGAGCCAGCTGCTCATTGTTTATCAGGCTGGACAGAAAATACTAAGAACAAAAGAACACAGTCCCCCAGGGACTCTACACCCTGCCCTCAGCACCTCCCCTTCTGCCTTGGCTCagaacacactcacacacctacTATAACCTGGACTTCTCCCTTCCAGACTAAAATATAAAACCACACTTCCTAGCTCAGACTGCCACATTGGCAGGAGGAGAAACATTCTGTTCtgtatgttaaaaaaacaaaatcacccCACACAACTTTAAATTTGAATGGAAGTTACTTCACATTGCAGGGACACTGTAATGCCATCTCTTGACAGACAGTGGAAACCTGTCTCATTCCTGAAATTCTCATCTGTCTCCATTATACAGTTTAACTTGGTTTTTTAATTGTAAACTCATTTTCTCTTCCTAAGCATGCTTAGAAAAGATGAAGGTTATCTTGATGACTTCCCTCATATACAAAGAAAAACTCAAGCCCAGAGAAGTTGAAGCATTGCCCACAGTTCCACAATACAGAGTCAAGGTCAAGGCTCTAGACCAGACTCAAGGTCTCACAACTTCCCATTTAGTCCCAGCTCCTGGGCCTCCTGTCAGTACTTAACCCAACATGGTAACCATAACTATTCTCTTCATCCTAACCTAGAAGAATGATCTGGAGAGCAAGGGTTCCTATCCTTTCCATGGTCAAGGTCTTCTTCCAGCATTCACTCTAAATGGGTCCATAAAGCTTGCTTCATTAGTAATATCTAATTTTTATTCATCagaagtaaaaaaagaaacaaaaacctgaTTATGTCCTGTAATTTTACTGATGGGCACAAAAAAAGCCAAGTTACATGCAGCCAAATAATAAGGAAACTGATATTTTAGTCAACCAGTGCAGCTATAGATGATCGTATCCAACTTCCATTAAGTATCTTGAAATACTGGAAGCAGCTTACAAAACTGAATTTCCTTGGAGAGCAAATTAGTAACACTTATCAATAATAGCTACAATGTGACTGCCATTTCTCCTATTATTTTAGCAGGAAAAGTTTCTGACACAAATGCACAAAGGTATAAGGATGCCCACTGCAGCATTCTTTGTGATAGTAGAAAAGTTGAAGATAATTTACATACCCTACAATGGTGAATGAGGCGAATCTGGACTTAACAACATGGAAAAGATTCTGCaatatagtaatttttatttattaaaaggaaATGGCAGCAGAACAGAATATATACAGTATGAACCTATTTTAATAGGATGTGCCAGAATAAGATGTCTACAAGAATCAAGCTTAGCAGGGATGGGAGCGATTCTAAAAGACTTTtacttttcactttctttctgtGTTGTCTGGATTATTCATGAACATGGACTGCTTTTTTACTTAGGGAAAGGTTCATATATGAATTTGTCTGCTCCAGATCTACTCAAGATATCAAAAACCTAAaagaatcaacaacaacaaatgtagaTTCCCCTATTCCTGTTTTCAGAAAACCCTAAAATTGCGGGGAGGGGCATAGGAAAGCAgccattaaacattttaaaaggatctCAACCAGCAGTCCCTTTGAATCGCCATTCCTGGAGCAGCCGAAGTCCCAATAATGCTCCTTTGGAGGTTCTGGCTCCCTGAAGTCATTCTTCAGCCCCAATTTCAGTCCTCAAGACCAGTCACTTCCCAGACTCAAGTTCAGCCAGCACAAGTGTAATTAACAGCAAGGGGACAACAGTGGAGATAGTGATAAAGCAACTGCTGGTACGAATGCTAAGCAGCCAGGGAACCTGAAGCAAGGTACATTCTGCATCTGAATTTACCAACATGGAAAGATGTCCATAATATAGTAAGTTTGTTAAAAAGGATgtggatgggctggggatgtggctcaagcggtagcgcactcgcctggcatgcgtgcggcccgggttcgatcctcagcaccacatacaaagatgttgtgtccgctgagaactaaaaaaaataaaaaaaatatttaaaaaaaaaaaaggatgtggtGGCAGAACAGAATACTTATGATATGAACTTACTTTCATTAATAGAATACACCAGAATAAGATGTCTAAAAGAATCAAACTTACATATGTCTCCGTACAtagcaaaggaaaaggaaaaaaaaaacaaaaaactaatgcaCAGTCTCATAACGGTGTATTCTACTCTCTTGATTGTGAGTGCCACAGTCTCACAGTCCAACTGAGAGGTAAAGAACATGGTATACAACATGAATGACCATGGCTTTAGGACAACCCAGAGACCTCTACTTGGGGAGAAAAAGCAGTTTGGAGAAGAAAATGGAGcttgaaaagagaaattaagaaccCAGAACAGGAATGAGAAcctaaaaatcataaaagaaatctGGGATTACTGCTTCCTTAATTAAAAGCCCTTAAAGCAGAAAAATTGCAGAAAAGGTAGGAAAGCCTGCTCCTGTGAAGAATCAGGCAAAGCCAGGAATGACACTGGGTGTTCTATGTAGGCAAAAATACCCATGATTTCCGGGCacagtggtccatgcctgtaatcccagcagctcgggaggctgaggcaggaggatgaagagttcaggccagcctcaacaatttaggaaggccttaagcaactcagtaagacttcatctctaaataaaatacaaaaaagagctgaggatgttaaggggtggggatataactcagtgctcctgagttcaatccctggtactggaaaagaaaggaaggaaggaaggaaggaagggagggagggagggagggaggaagaaaggaagacccACAGTAATTAGCTCCGAATTCAGCTCTCTACTCCCATCCTAGCTCTCTAatgaggagtgaacccagaggtgctttacactgagctacatctctagccctttttattttgaccagggtctcactaaattgctaaggctgggattataggcatgcaaaaCCACAACTGGTTTCCACTCTCCTTTGAATCAAACATCACAGTAACACGAGTGTACTCCCTTTAAGAAGTATATactaaaccaggcatggtggtgcatgcttgtaatcccagctgctcgggaggctgaggcaggaagattgcaagttcaaaactagcttcagcaacttagcaaggccctaagcaactttgcaagaccctgtctctaataaaatacaaaaagagggtggagatgtggctcagtggttaagtgcccctgggttcaacctctggtacaagaaaaagaaaaagtgcatCCTAGATCACCAAATCTGAATTACAATATTGTCAAACAAGATAAGAAAgcattctttctgaaaaaaataattcttcacaGGGCTGTTTTTAAATGGTGAGCCCCCAGCTCACcatttgaatataattttatttatacacaatgtttcaaaagaataaatccaggggctgggctgtagctcactggcagaATGCTTgactagcacctgtgaggcactgggttccatccttagcaccacacaaaaataaacaaatgaaattaaggcattctgtccatgcaaaactacaaatttttttttaaagagtaagtCCAAGAGGATGATAGTTACCtgtgaaaaataatacattagcTATGTCCAAAATTCTTCTATATTTGTGCTTTCCTAAATttgctcatttaatcctcacatcaCTCTTCGGGAGGATATTATTGATATTCCCATTTTGAAAAGGAGTAAACTGAGGCATGGAAAGAGAAAGCAACTTATTCAAGGACACACAGCTAAGAAAGAATAAAACCAGTGTTCAAACTCAGGCAGTATGACATTGACACTAGAGGTTACACTTAAGAACCATGCTATATTAGTTATCTCTCCTGGGGCATTTTGCCCTTGGCACATGGCTTCCTGCCCTGGCAGAGAAAGGAGACCCTAATCACAGAGGTGTGCCAACCTCAGTATCACATCCAAACCAGCTGCTTCTGTCCAGCAGGCCTCACAGGTGACTGGGGAAGAGACAGTATCATTTTAATCATGAAACTGACAAGGGCTTGACATCAAAGTCAAGGCTCTAGGGAAAGCTTTGAACAAGAGACAAGTCCCTGGTCTCCTGCTGGTCGGCTGTTTCCACCTGCTGACATATATAACCACTGAACTGAGAAAAACTGACTGATAGGGTTCCAAAGGAAAGGTGCAATCTGGAAGCAGAGAATAGAGTTAGCATTCCTTGAGGTTTCCAGAAACATCTTGTGACTTAAAGTTCCAGACTTCTGAGCAGCTATGCAGTCTATAAAATGCTAAGGAATATAGATGACAAGGGACAGGAAGTGGTACTTCATCCCCCTGCAGCCCCTCCTGCTATCTCTATCTAAAAGACTGACATGGAAATGCTCCTGTGTAATAGTTTGCAAAGTACAATAGTTAAACCTGGAAGAAGGTAAAGTGCCCAAGACACCATGAGAAATCATTTGTCAGGGCTCATTTCCCAGAGGCCTGTAGGAGTGACACAAGGTAACACTGGCTCCTACCTGCAGTTTCTATAGTGAGCAGCACCTGCTTGGAACTTAGCCCAACAGATGAAAGGAAACTGAGATGGTAGCAGCCCCAAGTAATTCCTACAACTTACCACTCTTATTCACTGTTTGTACAATGCTTGCTCCAA of Marmota flaviventris isolate mMarFla1 chromosome 12, mMarFla1.hap1, whole genome shotgun sequence contains these proteins:
- the Pfkfb2 gene encoding 6-phosphofructo-2-kinase/fructose-2,6-bisphosphatase 2 isoform X3, with translation MSENSSSSPVQNKNRYEPKTANLRMTDKKCSWASYMTNSPTLIVMIGLPARGKTYVSKKLTRYLNWIGVPTKVFNLGVYRRQAVKSYKSYDFFRHDNKEAMKIRKHCAMVALEDVKTYLTEENGQIAVFDATNTTRERRKMILNFAEENSFKVFFVESVCDDPDVIAANILEVKVSSPDYPERNRENVMEDFLKRIECYKVTYQPLDPDNYDKDLSFIKVINVGQRFLVNKVQDYIQSKIVYYLMNIHVQPRTIYLCRHGESEYNLLGRIGGDSGLSVRGKQFSQALKKFLEEQEIKDLKVWTSQLKRTIQTAESLGVTYEQWKILNEIDAGVCEEMTYEEIEKQYPEEFALRDQDKYLYRYPGGESYQDLVQRLEPVIMELERQGNVLVISHQAVMRCLLAYFLDKGADELPYLRCPLHIILKLTPVAYGCKVETITLGVEAVNTHREKPANNLPKNQTPVRMRRNSFTPLSSSNTIRRPRNYSVGSRPLKPLSPLRALDMQEGADQPKTQVSIPPGPERASPGYRTSTECSGACKWT
- the Pfkfb2 gene encoding 6-phosphofructo-2-kinase/fructose-2,6-bisphosphatase 2 isoform X6 — its product is MTNSPTLIVMIGLPARGKTYVSKKLTRYLNWIGVPTKVFNLGVYRRQAVKSYKSYDFFRHDNKEAMKIRKHCAMVALEDVKTYLTEENGQIAVFDATNTTRERRKMILNFAEENSFKVFFVESVCDDPDVIAANILEVKVSSPDYPERNRENVMEDFLKRIECYKVTYQPLDPDNYDKDLSFIKVINVGQRFLVNKVQDYIQSKIVYYLMNIHVQPRTIYLCRHGESEYNLLGRIGGDSGLSVRGKQFSQALKKFLEEQEIKDLKVWTSQLKRTIQTAESLGVTYEQWKILNEIDAGVCEEMTYEEIEKQYPEEFALRDQDKYLYRYPGGESYQDLVQRLEPVIMELERQGNVLVISHQAVMRCLLAYFLDKGADELPYLRCPLHIILKLTPVAYGCKVETITLGVEAVNTHREKPANNLPKNQTPVRMRRNSFTPLSSSNTIRRPRNYSVGSRPLKPLSPLRALDMQEGADQPKTQVLKGPAQVTEHPQNALELASGHREVNTVPTEHKPASVTSFTLHS